In the genome of Vanacampus margaritifer isolate UIUO_Vmar chromosome 1, RoL_Vmar_1.0, whole genome shotgun sequence, one region contains:
- the LOC144060202 gene encoding cordon-bleu protein-like 1 isoform X2 has translation MKPEGMEDKIKRPYVPEATVRLLINHNKFQKTVLRVNPQLPLETLLPLVCDKCEMRVETTVLLRDYQSKESLDIAKTLDEHGRLREVFAWDTADNDPSLNHYQPSIHEIGLARQKRRAPLPPMGASQSVPNNLGNLRGSQRSTASDFRRSKRKAPPPPCGNKLQDVQT, from the exons ATGAAACCTGAAGGCATGGAGGACAAAATCAAGAGGCCTTATGTTCCCGAG GCCACTGTACGTTTGTTGATCAATCACAATAAGTTCCAGAAGACTGTGCTGAGAGTGAACCCCCAATTGCCCCTGGAGACGCTTCTTCCATTGGTGTGCGACAAGTGCGAGATGAGAGTTGAAACAACTGTCCTTCTCAGGGACTATCAGTCCAAAGAGTCACTGGACATTGCCAAGACTTTAGATGAGCATGGAAGGTTAAGGGAGGTGTTCGCTTGGGACACAGCTGACAACGATCCTTCGCTCAATCATTATCAACCCAGTATACATGAAATAG GACTCGCACGCCAAAAGAGGCGAGCTCCACTCCCCCCCATGGGTGCATCCCAGAGTGTTCCGAACAACCTCGGCAATCTCAGAGGCTCACAG AGATCCACTGCATCAGACTTTCGAAGATCCAAGAGGaaggccccgccccctccctgtGGCAACAAGCTGCAGGACGTGCAGACATAA
- the LOC144060202 gene encoding cordon-bleu protein-like 1 isoform X1: protein MKPEGMEDKIKRPYVPEATVRLLINHNKFQKTVLRVNPQLPLETLLPLVCDKCEMRVETTVLLRDYQSKESLDIAKTLDEHGRLREVFAWDTADNDPSLNHYQPSIHEIANRSAVHHKDPSTEKRKQKEKIIFLSLYRRLKKKAEIKEVTASSSGLLTQKSADAKEQNVSYSNTLPGLARQKRRAPLPPMGASQSVPNNLGNLRGSQRSTASDFRRSKRKAPPPPCGNKLQDVQT from the exons ATGAAACCTGAAGGCATGGAGGACAAAATCAAGAGGCCTTATGTTCCCGAG GCCACTGTACGTTTGTTGATCAATCACAATAAGTTCCAGAAGACTGTGCTGAGAGTGAACCCCCAATTGCCCCTGGAGACGCTTCTTCCATTGGTGTGCGACAAGTGCGAGATGAGAGTTGAAACAACTGTCCTTCTCAGGGACTATCAGTCCAAAGAGTCACTGGACATTGCCAAGACTTTAGATGAGCATGGAAGGTTAAGGGAGGTGTTCGCTTGGGACACAGCTGACAACGATCCTTCGCTCAATCATTATCAACCCAGTATACATGAAATAG CCAATCGTAGTGCAGTACATCATAAAGATCCGTCCACGGAGAAAAGGAAACAGAAGGAGAAAATAATCTTTCTCAGCTTGTACCGAAGATTGAAGAAAAAAGCTGAAATA AAAGAAGTGACAGCGAGCTCTTCTGGTCTTCTTACACAAAAGTCTGCTGATGCGAAAGAGCAGAATGTTTCATATTCAAACACCTTGCCAGGACTCGCACGCCAAAAGAGGCGAGCTCCACTCCCCCCCATGGGTGCATCCCAGAGTGTTCCGAACAACCTCGGCAATCTCAGAGGCTCACAG AGATCCACTGCATCAGACTTTCGAAGATCCAAGAGGaaggccccgccccctccctgtGGCAACAAGCTGCAGGACGTGCAGACATAA